The region TCGAGGCGTTGCTGGAGGAGCACGGCTATCGCCGTAAGGGCGGGGCCAAGTCGCGGCTGCTGGAACTGGTGTTCCACGAACTCGAAAGCGCCTGGGCACTGGAGATCATCCGCGGCGTGGAGAACATTGCCCGGGAGAAGGGCCTGAGCGTGGTCCTGACGGAGAGCGGCACCCGGCACGCGCCGTCGCCCGAGTGGGTGGAAGGGGTCATCGCCCGCCGGCCAGTCGGCGTCGTACTGGTCTTTTCCGACCTGGCGCAGGACTCACGTCGGCAGCTCGAAGCGCGGTCCATTCCGTTTGTGATCATCGATCCGGCGGGGGATCCTGCTCCGGATGTGCCGTCCGTGGGGTCGGCAAACTGGTCCGGCGGCATGATGGCCACCCGCCATTTGATCGATCTGGGGCACACGCGGATTGCTGCGATCACGGGGCCGGAGGACATGATGTGTTCGCTGGCGCGGATTGACGGCTACCGATCTGCGCTGAACAACGCCGCACTGCCGCTCGACCGGGATTTGATTCGGTACGGAAACTTCCACGTTGACGGCGGCCGCGACCATGCGCTGGAACTGCTGTCGCTTCCGGACCGGCCTACTGCCATTTTTGCCGGCAGCGACCTGCAGGCGCTGGGGGTGCTCGACGCCGCCCGGCAGCTGGGTATCAGCGTCCCGGATGAGCTGTCGATTGTCGGGTATGACGATCTGCAGGTGGCGCAGTGGTCCAGTCCTGCGCTGACCACCGTGCACCAGCCGCTGATCGAGATGGCCGAAGAAGCTGCCCGGATGGCGGTCCGGTTGTTCGAGGGGGAGCGGCCGAACAACCTGCGCCTGGACCTGGCCACCTCGTTGGTGGTGCGGCAGAGTACTGCTCGGGTACCAGCGGCCGTCAGCTCATAGGCTTGGGTGGGTCCCGGCTGGGTCCCGAGGCGCCCGGGTGCCCACTGCTGCCAGCGTCTTTCCGTGAGCCCGTGAGCCCGTGAGCCCGTGAGCCCGTGAGCCCGTGAGCCCGTGAGCCCGTGAGCCCGTGAGCCCGTGAGCCCCGTGACGCGATGACGCGGTGAGGCCGTGAGGCCGTGAGCCGGTGCGCCCACGACCCGAGGCGCCCGTGCGCCCGTGACGCCGTGATCCTGTAAGCCGTCCCGACACAAGGACGCCAGGATCTCATGCCGCCGTTTTGCACTCCGCTCAAAACGGCGGTGGGGCTTCAGGAATGTTTTTCTCATGGTCTGTCGTCGCGTGCGCCGTCCCTAGGTCCGGGAGCCGCTGCTTATGATCCGTCCGCGGGTCCGTCGGCTGCTGAGAAACCAAATCGAGAAACGGCTCTGCGCGATAGACTCGGCCGGTCGGCGAAGTCCACTCAATCACCCCGGGGATGGGCTGGCACGCTTTCCAATAGCCCAGAGTCTTGAACCGGTGGTGCCGGCGGCAGAGGTGTTCAAGGTTCCCGTGGTCCGTGGGACCGCCGCGCGCCCAGTCGATGGTGTGGTCGATGTCCGCATTTGCGGTGCTGACCCGGCAGCCGGGAAACCTGCAGGTTCCGTCCCTTGCGCGGAGCCAGCGGCGAAGCCCGGCAGGGACCTTTCTGCGCCGTCCCACGCCCAGGATCTCTCCGGTGTGCGGGTTTTGGGCCAGTCCGGTCCATCCGACGGCGTTGCGGGCCAGTCGGCGGGCTTCTTCGGCGCTGATGGGGCCGTAGCCGTGCAGTTCTGCCGGCTGGTCGTCGGCTCCGAAGAGGGTCTCTGCGCTGATCAGGACCATGATTTCCGCCCTCGGGACGATTCCATCGTCCGGTCCTGTTGGGCGATCGGGTGCGCCCTCCGGGCCGTTGCCAAAGCCGGTTCCGTCCTCGTCCCGGGTGGCTGCGCCAGTGTCATTGCTGGTGTGGCCGGTGCCGGGTCGGGTTCCGGACGCGTCTCGGGAACCGGCCTTGTCTCGGGCTCCGGCAGTCGCGAAAAGTCCCCGGCTGCCGCCCATCAGCAGCTGCGCCAAAATATCGGCACGCAGCTGGTCCGTGGTCCGAGGATCCCCTCCCGCCTGCTCACCCCGCGCGCAAGTGCTGAGAGCGGTATAGATCTGCTGCGCTTCCGCCGCACGCAGGTGAGCCGACAGGCAGGACATACCGTCTTCTTCGCGGTCCAGGGTGACCTTGCGCTGTTCGAAAGCGGTCAGGTGCCTTTTGCTGACCGTCTCCGGGAACGTCTTTTCGCGCAGCCGCCGGGCCTTGGCGGAGAACTGCGCCCGCGTCTGACCCTCCGCAGCCTTCAGCAGGTCGGCCTCGAACCCGGGGAGTTTCTCCGCAGGAACGTTCTGGCACTGCTCCAGGACCACCTGGGCATGCTGGTACGAGAACCGCCCCTCCTCCAGCCCTGCCAGGGTCGCCGTATGGGTGCCGCACAGCTGCCCGGCCTCGCTCAGCAGCCGCTGACCGGTCACCTGCGGAACATTCAGGATGGCGGCACATTCGGCAGCCGCGAGGCTGAAAGCGATCCCGGGTTTATCCCGCTCCGACGGGTCGAAGAACTTGTCCCGGAAGATTTCCTCCATGCGGTTCAACAGGTGGGCCCGCTGCGCCTGCCCCCAGGAAATCAGATGCTCCACCCGGACCAAGGCCTCACCAACCGCGGCTTCGTCGAAGGCTTCAAGGTTCTGCAACGCAAGGGTCCCGGTGAAACCGTCCGGGTAAGCATCAGCAGTGTCCCCGGCGGCGCGGGTTTCCGCGGCTCCATTCGGAAAAACCGTTTCCACCGGGTCGGTTTCGGCGGGGAAACCAGAAGGGGTAGCCGTGGAAGTGGAGGCAGGTCCGGTCGTGCCGGCGTCGGGCTTCCCGCCGTCACCGACAGTCACTGCCAGCGCCGCGCGAAACACCGCCAGAGTTACGGGAGAGCAGGGCGCCTCCGCGTTACCAGCCGGCCTTGTCGGCGGCTGGTCCATGCCTGGCTCTTCAGTTGTCGGTTCGGTATTTCCGAGCTGATCCATACCTCAGGATTTCATCCGGCACTGACATTTCCGGGCCCAAACCAGCCCCTAACTGGCCTCCCCGGAAATCGAAAATACCTGTCTTTTCTGCAGCACTACCTACCCCGGGAACCTGGCTCCGGAAGGGTCCGCCGGGGGAGCCCCGAACGCCCCCCAACGCCTCTCAGCACCGACATCCCAGCACCCAGGTTCGACGGCCCCCCTGATCATGGCTAAGGTCAGCGGGACCGATACACCGGAGAGAGAGCCGCCCAGCTATGCCGCAAAGTGTTGAAGACGTCCGCGATGAAATCCTTTCGGCCGCTTCTGCCGTCCGAGCCGCAGCGAGGGTGGACGACGACGAGTGGCGGAGCGGGGTGGCAAACCGGATTGAGCACATGTTTGCCGGCATTACCGAAGTCTCCGACCTGCGGGAGAGGGCCGCTGACTGCCTGCGCCTGTACGGAGGGATGGGCTCCTTTGCGGACGTCGGCACCGAGGCCATGGCTGGCGCGGTCACCAAGCTGCGCGTGCCTTTGGTCCGTGCGCGCACTTTCGCGTTTGACTAGACAGGCCCGCCCCGAACCGTCGGACCACCCTGCACCCGGTACCCCGGCAGGATCAGCCCGCAGGCGGGGAAAGGATTTCCACCCGGTTCCCGAACGGGTCCCTGCAATGGAAACGCTCGTAACCCTCGAACGTGTGCCGGTCAGCCCAGGAGACTTCGAAGCCGTGCCGCGAGAGCCTGGCTCCCAGTTCCTCGAGTGCATTAGCAGAATCCAGCAGCAGGGCAGGGTGCGCCTTCCTGGCAGGAACAAAGGGGGAGTCCACTCCCAGATGAATCTCCGCGACGACGTCCTCGCCGTCGAACGCCCGGAACCAGCAGCCTCCCCGGCCGGCGAGCGACGGCGGCTTGTCCACCTCAGTCAGTCCCAGTGCCTCACCGTAAAACCGCCGGGCCTGGTCCTC is a window of Arthrobacter sp. zg-Y1171 DNA encoding:
- a CDS encoding VOC family protein — translated: MDGERAAPSLEPAPEPVNGTFWHNQVRYCNQSGLGGFMRLHHVQVSIPTGGEDQARRFYGEALGLTEVDKPPSLAGRGGCWFRAFDGEDVVAEIHLGVDSPFVPARKAHPALLLDSANALEELGARLSRHGFEVSWADRHTFEGYERFHCRDPFGNRVEILSPPAG
- a CDS encoding DUF6966 domain-containing protein; translation: MPQSVEDVRDEILSAASAVRAAARVDDDEWRSGVANRIEHMFAGITEVSDLRERAADCLRLYGGMGSFADVGTEAMAGAVTKLRVPLVRARTFAFD
- a CDS encoding LacI family DNA-binding transcriptional regulator — protein: MQSSLPQNPVTLADLASEAEVSLSTVSKVLNGRTDVSRKTRAKVEALLEEHGYRRKGGAKSRLLELVFHELESAWALEIIRGVENIAREKGLSVVLTESGTRHAPSPEWVEGVIARRPVGVVLVFSDLAQDSRRQLEARSIPFVIIDPAGDPAPDVPSVGSANWSGGMMATRHLIDLGHTRIAAITGPEDMMCSLARIDGYRSALNNAALPLDRDLIRYGNFHVDGGRDHALELLSLPDRPTAIFAGSDLQALGVLDAARQLGISVPDELSIVGYDDLQVAQWSSPALTTVHQPLIEMAEEAARMAVRLFEGERPNNLRLDLATSLVVRQSTARVPAAVSS
- a CDS encoding HNH endonuclease signature motif containing protein, with product MTVGDGGKPDAGTTGPASTSTATPSGFPAETDPVETVFPNGAAETRAAGDTADAYPDGFTGTLALQNLEAFDEAAVGEALVRVEHLISWGQAQRAHLLNRMEEIFRDKFFDPSERDKPGIAFSLAAAECAAILNVPQVTGQRLLSEAGQLCGTHTATLAGLEEGRFSYQHAQVVLEQCQNVPAEKLPGFEADLLKAAEGQTRAQFSAKARRLREKTFPETVSKRHLTAFEQRKVTLDREEDGMSCLSAHLRAAEAQQIYTALSTCARGEQAGGDPRTTDQLRADILAQLLMGGSRGLFATAGARDKAGSRDASGTRPGTGHTSNDTGAATRDEDGTGFGNGPEGAPDRPTGPDDGIVPRAEIMVLISAETLFGADDQPAELHGYGPISAEEARRLARNAVGWTGLAQNPHTGEILGVGRRRKVPAGLRRWLRARDGTCRFPGCRVSTANADIDHTIDWARGGPTDHGNLEHLCRRHHRFKTLGYWKACQPIPGVIEWTSPTGRVYRAEPFLDLVSQQPTDPRTDHKQRLPDLGTAHATTDHEKNIPEAPPPF